In one Rhinopithecus roxellana isolate Shanxi Qingling chromosome 1, ASM756505v1, whole genome shotgun sequence genomic region, the following are encoded:
- the TMPPE gene encoding transmembrane protein with metallophosphoesterase domain, whose amino-acid sequence MAIFRQLSLGAKATLAAITVFVSMIASRSYLADSLELRAWRWLLRLQLALFVNSLLLIGSLYIWRSTVSNLCHSPAAESTCFQLWKVVVLAFLALAHSSFFTMFFLVAEEPYLFSLAAYSCLGAYIIMLFFLCILSGMEQAYQLLAWRSGRVVGSLDKTRKLVLRPALAVGVTAVLSVAGILNAAQPPAVKTVEVPIHQLPASMNNLKIVLLSDIHLGPTVGRTKMEMFVRMVNVLEPDVTVIVGDLSDSEASVLRTAVAPLGQLHSRLGAYFVTGNHEYYTSDVSNWFALLESLHVQPLHNENVKISATRAQRGGGGSGGESEDEDWICLAGVDDIEADILHYSGHGMDLDKALEGCSPDHTIILLAHQPLAAKRALQARPDINLILSGHTHAGQIFPLNVAAYLLNPFFAGLYQVAQATFVYVSPGTAYYGIPMRLGSRAEITELILRRSP is encoded by the coding sequence ATGGCCATCTTCAGGCAGCTGTCCCTAGGCGCGAAGGCCACCCTGGCTGCCATCACTGTCTTCGTGTCCATGATCGCCTCCCGCTCATATCTGGCAGACAGCCTTGAGCTCAGGGCCTGGCGTTGGCTGCTTCGCTTGCAGCTAGCCCTGTTTGTCAACTCGCTCTTGCTCATTGGCTCCCTCTACATTTGGCGCAGCACAGTTAGCAACCTCTGCCACTCCCCAGCTGCGGAGTCAACCTGTTTTCAGCTTTGGAAGGTAGTGGTTCTGGCATTTCTGGCCCTGGCCCATTCCAGTTTCTTCACCATGTTCTTTTTAGTGGCCGAGGAGCCCTATCTCTTTTCCTTGGCAGCCTACTCCTGCCTGGGTGCTTACATCATCATGCTCTTCTTCCTCTGCATCCTCAGCGGCATGGAGCAGGCCTACCAGCtcttggcctggcgcagtggtaGGGTCGTGGGCAGCCTTGACAAGACAAGGAAGCTGGTGCTCAGGCCTGCCCTGGCAGTGGGAGTGACTGCTGTGCTCAGCGTGGCCGGGATTCTGAATGCTGCACAGCCCCCGGCTGTGAAAACTGTGGAGGTGCCCATCCATCAGCTGCCTGCCTCAATGAACAACCTCAAGATCGTGCTCCTCTCAGACATTCACTTGGGCCCCACAGTGGGCAGGACCAAGATGGAGATGTTTGTGAGGATGGTGAATGTACTGGAACCAGATGTCACAGTGATCGTGGGTGACCTCTCTGACTCGGAAGCCTCGGTCCTGCGGACGGCTGTCGCTCCTCTGGGCCAGCTTCATTCACGTCTCGGCGCCTACTTCGTCACAGGCAATCATGAGTACTACACGTCAGATGTCAGCAACTGGTTTGCACTTCTGGAATCCCTGCATGTCCAGCCTCTTCATAATGAGAACGTGAAGATTTCCGCCACACGGGCCCAacgtggtggtggtggcagtggcggTGAGAGTGAGGATGAGGACTGGATCTGCTTGGCTGGGGTGGACGATATTGAAGCAGACATCCTGCACTACTCTGGCCATGGCATGGATCTTGACAAGGCCCTGGAGGGCTGCAGCCCAGACCACACAATCATCTTGCTAGCTCACCAGCCCCTGGCCGCCAAGAGAGCTCTCCAGGCTCGGCCAGATATTAACCTGATCCTTTCTGGGCACACACATGCTGGGCAGATCTTCCCCTTGAACGTAGCAGCCTATCTCCTGAATCCCTTCTTTGCTGGTCTCTACCAAGTGGCCCAGGCTACTTTCGTGTATGTCAGCCCGGGCACAGCCTACTACGGGATACCCATGAGGTTGGGTAGCAGGGCGGAGATCACAGAGCTCATCCTGCGGCGGTCTCCCTGA